From a single Capsicum annuum cultivar UCD-10X-F1 chromosome 12, UCD10Xv1.1, whole genome shotgun sequence genomic region:
- the LOC107849155 gene encoding uncharacterized protein LOC107849155, whose protein sequence is MAKHAIANGFNRKAKRFNNKSYVLIYRNEDCKWVTKASCMNESELFLIKIFVLEHSCSLRYRVLNNVVATSNFVSEFTAIKLINHKRIHTPADIIEEMNVVYKVDINYMKAWRAKEKAIAMLRGGPADGYRKIPRYIYMLNQGFKFCRPAVVIDGAHLSSPNEGTFVSVSTLDGAGCILPLAYGVVDSENDNTWIWFFQQFREAFGERNNTCVVSNRNESIIKGVTIVYPNVPHLACIWHL, encoded by the exons ATGGCAAAACACGCAATAGCGAATGGATTCAACAGAAAAGCAAAACGATTCAACAACAAAAG CTATGTACTGATTTATCGTAACGAAGATTGCAAGTGGGTCACGAAGGCATCTTGTATGAATGAATCGGAATTGTTTTtgattaaaatatttgttttggaGCATAGTTGCAGTCTTAGGTACCGAGTGCTGAATAATGTGGTTGCGACAAGTaattttgtgagtgaatttacTGCTATAAAATTAATCAATCACAAAAGAATACACACCCCCGCAGACATTATCGAAGAGATGAATGTTGTTTACAAAGTCGACATTAACTACATGAAAGCATGGCGTGCAAAAGAGAAGGCTATTGCAATGCTTAGAGGTGGACCAGCAGATGGATATAGAAAAATTCCCCGTTATATCTATATGTTGAACCAA GGTTTTAAATTTTGTAGACCTGCTGTAGTTATTGACGGGGCACATTTAAGCAGTCCAAATGAAGGAACATTTGTGTCGGTAAGCACATTAGATGGTGCAG GTTGTATTCTGCCATTAGCATACGGTGTTGTTGATTCGGAGAATGACAACACATGGATTTGGTTTTTTCAACAGTTTAGAGAGGCATTTGGTGAAAGAAACAACACGTGTGTTGTTTCAAATAGAAATGAAAGTATCATAAAAGGTGTAACCATTGTTTATCCTAATGTCCCTCATCTAGCTTGTATATGGCATTTATGA
- the LOC107849156 gene encoding uncharacterized protein LOC107849156 encodes MSKFAKVDQRVKEYLEEAGYEEWARCHSPVNRGRMMTSNIAECINGGLVEAIKLPILGFLEEVRILFAVWNCKSNEIASYTNTTLGRRFEEILTHNGVKALQITVKPAGSYLYCVYDSGWRYIVDIERGTCNYGRYEIDEIPCPHGIAVLKSKNVDVKDYGCYCSELYRPQTIVKTYELPIVSMPDKKVGVFQVLLMMKKFCLPNIEDLLVGQKRKASEIK; translated from the exons ATGTCTAAGTTTGCTAAGGTTGATCAACGAGTTAAGGAATATCTGGAGGAAGCTGGGTATGAAGAATGGGCACGGTGTCACTCTCCTGTAAATAGAGGTAgaatgatgacttcaaatatagCCGAATGTATCAATGGTGGTTTGGTTGAGGCTATAAAACTTCCTATTCTAGGTTTCCTAGAAGAAGTTAGAATCTTATTTGCTGTATGGAATTGTAAGAGCAACGAAATTGCATCGTACACCAATACAACTCTAGGCAGAAGATTTGaagaaattctaactcataatgGTGTTAAAGCTTTGCAGATTACG GTCAAGCCAGCAGGGAGttatctttattgtgtttatgattCGGGATGGAGGTACATTGTAGATATTGAGCGTGGCACGTGCAATTATGGCCGATatgaaattgatgaaataccttgtccacatggaATTGCcgtattaaaaagtaaaaatgtgGATGTAAAGGATTATGGTTGTTATTGCTCTGAATTGTACAGGCCACAAACCATAGTGAAGACATATGAACTCCCGATAGTTTCAATGCCAGACAAGAAGGTTGGAGTATTCCAGGTTTTGTTGATGATGAAAAAGTTTTGCCTCCCAAATATCGAAGACCTCCTGGTTGGCCAAAAAAGAAAGGCATCTGAAATCAAGTGA